A section of the Enterobacter sp. C2 genome encodes:
- the hemC gene encoding hydroxymethylbilane synthase: MPDTILRIATRQSPLALWQAHYVQQRLMACHPGLNVELVPMVTRGDVILDTPLAKVGGKGLFVKELELALIENRADLAVHSMKDVPVEFPQGLGLVTICEREDPRDAFVSNHYENLDALPAGSVVGTSSLRRQCQLAERRPDLEIRSLRGNVGTRLGKLDNGDYDAIILAVAGLKRLDLESRIRVALPPELSLPAVGQGAVGIECRLNDERTRALLAPLNHDDTALRVKAERAMNMRLEGGCQVPIGSYAELVAGEIWLRALVGAPDGSVMVRGERRGKPEEAEQLGVSLAEELLANGAREILAEVYNGEAPA; this comes from the coding sequence ATGCCAGACACTATTTTAAGAATCGCCACACGCCAAAGCCCTCTTGCGCTCTGGCAGGCACACTATGTTCAGCAGCGCCTGATGGCCTGCCATCCGGGGCTCAACGTTGAGCTGGTGCCGATGGTCACGCGTGGCGATGTGATCCTCGATACCCCCCTCGCGAAAGTCGGCGGCAAAGGGCTGTTCGTTAAAGAGCTAGAGCTGGCCCTGATTGAGAACCGCGCCGATCTGGCCGTCCACTCGATGAAAGATGTGCCGGTTGAATTCCCGCAAGGGCTGGGTCTGGTCACCATCTGCGAGCGGGAAGATCCCCGCGATGCCTTTGTCTCTAATCACTACGAGAATTTGGACGCCCTGCCTGCGGGCAGCGTGGTTGGCACGTCAAGTTTACGCCGCCAGTGTCAGCTGGCCGAACGCCGCCCGGATCTGGAGATCCGTTCGCTACGCGGCAACGTCGGCACCCGGCTGGGCAAGCTCGATAACGGCGACTACGACGCCATCATTCTTGCGGTTGCCGGACTCAAACGTCTCGATCTCGAGTCACGTATTCGCGTGGCGCTGCCGCCGGAACTCTCTCTGCCCGCCGTGGGACAGGGTGCGGTAGGCATTGAGTGCCGTCTGAACGATGAGCGCACCCGCGCGCTGCTGGCACCGCTTAACCATGATGATACCGCGCTGCGCGTCAAAGCCGAGCGGGCCATGAACATGCGGCTGGAAGGCGGCTGCCAGGTACCTATCGGCAGCTATGCTGAACTGGTCGCCGGTGAAATCTGGCTGCGGGCGCTGGTGGGTGCACCGGATGGTTCAGTGATGGTCCGGGGTGAACGCCGTGGCAAGCCGGAAGAGGCGGAGCAGCTGGGGGTGTCCCTCGCTGAAGAGCTGCTGGCTAACGGCGCGCGTGAGATCCTGGCCGAGGTCTATAACGGAGAAGCGCCTGCATGA
- the hemD gene encoding uroporphyrinogen-III synthase, whose amino-acid sequence MSILVTRPSPAGEELVSRLRALGKVAWSFPLIEFTPGRELATLPDRLAAFSANDLIFVLSQHAVAFAHAHLQHHGLHWPLAPRYFAIGRTTALALHTVSGIDVRYPLDREISEVLLQLPELQNIAGKRAMLLRGNGGRELLGDTLAARGADVTFCECYQRSAKYYDGAEEAMRWQTRGVTTLVVTSGEMLQQLFSLIPAWYRENWLLRCRLLVVSERLAHLARDLGWQDIQVADNADNDALLRALQ is encoded by the coding sequence ATGAGTATCCTGGTCACCCGCCCCTCTCCCGCCGGGGAGGAATTAGTGAGCCGTCTGCGCGCACTGGGCAAGGTGGCCTGGAGCTTTCCGCTGATCGAATTTACCCCTGGCCGGGAGCTGGCTACGCTGCCCGACCGCCTTGCCGCATTTTCTGCTAACGATCTTATCTTTGTGCTGTCGCAGCATGCGGTGGCATTTGCTCACGCGCATCTCCAGCATCACGGCCTCCATTGGCCGCTTGCGCCCCGCTATTTTGCCATTGGGCGTACTACCGCCCTCGCACTTCATACCGTAAGCGGCATCGATGTACGCTATCCGTTGGATCGGGAAATTAGCGAAGTGTTGCTACAATTACCTGAATTACAAAATATTGCAGGTAAGCGTGCAATGCTGTTACGTGGCAACGGTGGACGCGAGCTGTTAGGCGACACGCTGGCGGCACGCGGTGCTGATGTTACATTTTGTGAATGTTATCAACGTAGTGCGAAGTATTATGACGGCGCGGAAGAGGCTATGCGCTGGCAGACTCGCGGCGTTACCACCCTTGTGGTGACCAGCGGCGAGATGCTCCAGCAGCTTTTCTCATTGATTCCAGCCTGGTATCGCGAAAACTGGTTACTTCGCTGCCGTCTTTTGGTGGTAAGCGAACGTCTGGCGCACCTCGCCCGGGATCTGGGCTGGCAGGATATTCAGGTCGCTGATAACGCTGACAACGATGCGCTGCTGCGCGCATTACAATAA